A genome region from Hydrogenoanaerobacterium saccharovorans includes the following:
- a CDS encoding helix-turn-helix transcriptional regulator codes for MTKIEARRKCKGLSRAELSRQSGVPIRTLESWEAGINVPRDVYQLYKVSKVLNCHIENLIEVDDD; via the coding sequence ATGACTAAAATAGAAGCACGCCGTAAATGTAAAGGCTTATCCCGTGCTGAACTTTCACGCCAATCGGGAGTTCCGATTCGCACGTTGGAAAGTTGGGAAGCCGGTATAAATGTCCCAAGAGACGTTTACCAACTATACAAAGTGTCAAAAGTGCTAAACTGCCATATTGAGAATTTGATTGAGGTTGACGATGATTAG
- a CDS encoding RNA ligase family protein, with amino-acid sequence MDIFEEKNIKPMLIGENQDAFDSPDYIYELKLDGERCIAYLDKDSTELRNKRNVKMLSKVPELSEIHKQVKCRCILDGEQIVMVNGRPSFAEIQRRSLMSNAFKIKLAAEKNAASFIAYDILYYKDRQVTDLPLMERKKLLQKVVKAENDRFAISRYIEEKGIALYELAEQQKLEGIVAKRKDSKYYFDKRTKDWIKIKWLLDDDFVVCGYILKGAGKISLVIAQYREGVLVYKGHVTSGVTSRHIDILSQLQRLSSPSLEVPSGNDNAVWLEPKQVCVVQWMPRDNGALNQSVFKGFRDDKEPKECIEKSKP; translated from the coding sequence ATGGATATATTTGAAGAAAAAAACATTAAACCAATGTTGATCGGTGAAAATCAGGATGCCTTTGACAGCCCTGATTATATATACGAGTTAAAGTTGGACGGTGAGCGTTGCATAGCCTATTTGGATAAAGATAGTACAGAGCTGCGAAATAAGCGAAATGTAAAAATGCTAAGCAAAGTGCCTGAGCTGTCTGAAATACACAAGCAAGTTAAGTGCCGTTGTATCTTAGATGGCGAACAGATAGTAATGGTTAATGGTCGTCCCAGTTTTGCAGAGATTCAGCGGCGCTCACTAATGAGCAACGCTTTTAAAATAAAACTGGCAGCAGAAAAAAATGCTGCCAGTTTTATAGCTTATGACATCTTGTACTACAAAGATAGACAGGTAACGGATTTACCTTTGATGGAGCGAAAAAAGCTTTTGCAGAAAGTAGTAAAGGCTGAAAATGACAGGTTTGCTATCTCAAGATATATTGAGGAAAAAGGCATAGCTCTGTATGAACTTGCTGAGCAACAAAAATTAGAGGGTATCGTCGCAAAACGCAAAGATAGTAAATACTACTTTGATAAGCGTACAAAAGACTGGATTAAAATTAAATGGCTACTGGATGATGACTTCGTCGTTTGCGGTTACATCCTTAAAGGTGCAGGCAAGATAAGTTTAGTAATCGCACAGTATCGGGAAGGCGTACTTGTTTATAAGGGGCATGTAACATCCGGAGTTACTTCTCGCCACATAGATATTCTTTCTCAGTTGCAAAGGCTTTCCAGCCCATCGTTGGAAGTTCCATCCGGTAACGATAATGCGGTGTGGTTAGAGCCAAAGCAGGTTTGTGTTGTGCAATGGATGCCGCGGGACAATGGTGCACTTAACCAATCTGTTTTTAAAGGCTTTAGGGATGATAAAGAACCGAAAGAGTGTATAGAAAAAAGCAAGCCATAG
- a CDS encoding NUDIX domain-containing protein yields the protein MEFKTYPFNTLGNYFSADIMPTYNGKWIFCMHKDRITWEHPSGHIESGETLLEAAKRELYCQMN from the coding sequence GTGGAATTTAAAACTTATCCCTTTAACACACTCGGAAATTATTTTTCTGCAGATATTATGCCAACTTATAATGGAAAATGGATATTTTGTATGCATAAAGATAGAATTACATGGGAACATCCAAGTGGTCATATTGAATCTGGTGAAACACTATTAGAAGCTGCAAAAAGAGAACTTTATTGCCAGATGAATTGA
- a CDS encoding Ku protein — protein sequence MAVAHKTTIAFSLVSIPISLYTATQDNDIHFNQLHTADNQRVRYKKVCGHCGQEIATKDIVKGYEYDKDKYVIITEDDLEKIKSEKDKSIQILHFANLNQISPVYYDKTYQAVPEAGGDKAFELLRAALMAEQKIAIGKTVMGSKETLLAIIPREDGMLIQTMLYEDDIKELPKTYNRPEVSEQELSMAKTLITSMDTPFTPENYKDEYQIKLRELVETKIAGKEVVAPANEPQSNVIDLMDALKASIEKNKPAEKDKPKRGRKPKGA from the coding sequence ATGGCGGTTGCGCATAAAACTACAATCGCATTTAGCCTTGTAAGTATTCCAATCAGTCTATATACGGCTACACAAGACAACGACATACATTTTAACCAGCTGCATACAGCAGATAATCAAAGAGTGCGGTATAAAAAAGTATGTGGTCACTGTGGGCAGGAAATAGCAACAAAGGACATTGTAAAGGGCTATGAGTATGATAAGGACAAATATGTTATCATTACTGAAGATGATTTAGAGAAAATAAAATCAGAAAAGGACAAATCCATACAGATACTGCACTTTGCAAATTTGAATCAGATCAGTCCCGTGTATTATGATAAAACATATCAGGCGGTCCCTGAGGCTGGAGGAGATAAGGCATTTGAATTGTTGCGTGCTGCGTTAATGGCTGAGCAGAAAATTGCCATTGGAAAGACAGTGATGGGGAGTAAAGAAACGTTGTTGGCTATCATTCCGCGTGAAGACGGTATGCTCATCCAAACGATGCTTTACGAGGATGATATCAAAGAACTGCCTAAAACTTACAACAGACCCGAAGTATCTGAACAAGAACTTTCGATGGCAAAAACTTTGATTACATCCATGGATACTCCTTTTACTCCTGAAAATTATAAAGATGAGTATCAGATAAAATTGCGTGAGCTGGTTGAAACCAAAATTGCAGGCAAAGAAGTGGTTGCCCCTGCAAATGAGCCTCAGAGCAACGTAATCGACCTTATGGATGCTTTAAAAGCCAGCATAGAGAAGAATAAGCCTGCAGAAAAAGACAAGCCTAAACGCGGCAGAAAGCCCAAAGGGGCATAA
- a CDS encoding ATP-dependent Clp protease ATP-binding subunit, producing the protein MMCSRCKKRVAVVYMTRMEGDKTINEGLCLQCAKELGIKPINDLVEKMGLSEDDMAQMDDQLMEMMNPDGDENFEMGGAQPFPFLQNFFGGGQPLSTGGVQDDASTRNRDKKDKKEKEKKRKYLDQYTENLTKKAADGKVDLIVGRDSEIQRVIQILNRRTKNNACLIGEPGVGKTAIAEGIAQRIVQGSVPPKMLDKELHLLDLTGLIAGTQFRGQFESRMKGLVEEVRDAGNIILFIDEVHNLVGAGDSEGSMNAANILKPALSRGEIQVIGATTFEEYRKYIEKDAALERRFQPVTVNEPSIADTMEMLKGIKGYYEKYHHVKVSDEIVHSAVTMSERYITDRFLPDKAIDLLDEGCSCASLRNKELAEYDILNMKYQKVKDQEKQMEQSTEQVDYEKMARIKAELIRIDDRIKELEPAALNAAVTHEDLAHVIELWTGIPASKIEETELAKVARLEPILKKKIIGQDEAVELVAAAVRRSRVQVTAKRRPASFIFVGPTGVGKTELVKVLSQELFDNTDPLIRLDMSEFMEKHSVSRIVGSPPGYVGYDEAGQLTEKVRRKPYSVVLFDEIEKAHPDVMNILLQILDEGRITDAHGRTVSFENTVIVMTSNAGSERREGTMGFEKRPGDVAKERAHKALSEFLRPEFLGRVDEIVVFRALDENDYQKIAALMLNELTTPLADKGIKFVYDDNALSWIAQKAYGKKSGARDLRRVIRKNVEDAICNMLVERLDAPPAGIKVTVQDGELKLLTI; encoded by the coding sequence ATGATGTGTAGCAGATGCAAAAAAAGGGTTGCTGTCGTTTATATGACCCGTATGGAGGGCGACAAAACCATCAATGAGGGGCTGTGCCTGCAATGTGCAAAAGAGCTAGGCATTAAGCCAATTAACGATTTAGTGGAGAAAATGGGGCTCTCTGAAGATGATATGGCACAAATGGACGATCAGCTTATGGAAATGATGAATCCTGACGGAGATGAAAATTTTGAAATGGGGGGAGCACAGCCGTTCCCTTTTTTACAAAATTTTTTCGGCGGAGGGCAGCCGTTGAGCACAGGTGGTGTGCAAGATGACGCTTCCACCCGCAATCGTGATAAAAAAGACAAAAAAGAAAAAGAGAAAAAACGTAAGTATCTTGACCAATACACCGAGAACCTCACTAAAAAAGCGGCGGACGGCAAGGTGGATTTGATTGTCGGCAGAGACAGCGAAATTCAGCGGGTAATACAAATTTTAAACCGCCGCACAAAAAACAATGCATGCCTTATCGGTGAACCCGGTGTTGGTAAAACCGCCATTGCTGAAGGCATTGCCCAGCGTATTGTGCAGGGTTCTGTTCCACCCAAGATGCTGGACAAAGAACTCCACCTGCTTGACCTTACCGGCTTGATTGCAGGTACTCAGTTTCGCGGACAGTTCGAAAGCAGAATGAAAGGGCTTGTCGAAGAGGTTCGCGATGCAGGCAATATCATCTTATTTATCGATGAGGTGCATAACCTGGTCGGCGCGGGAGATTCCGAAGGCAGTATGAATGCGGCAAATATCCTCAAACCTGCACTGTCAAGAGGCGAAATTCAGGTAATTGGTGCTACCACCTTTGAGGAATACCGCAAGTACATTGAAAAAGATGCGGCGCTGGAACGTCGTTTCCAGCCTGTTACAGTAAACGAGCCCTCGATTGCCGATACCATGGAAATGTTAAAAGGCATTAAGGGTTACTATGAAAAGTATCATCATGTAAAAGTTTCTGATGAAATCGTTCACAGTGCTGTGACAATGAGCGAGCGTTATATCACCGACAGGTTTCTTCCCGATAAAGCGATTGACCTTTTGGACGAAGGCTGCTCGTGTGCATCTTTGCGCAATAAAGAACTGGCAGAATACGATATTTTAAACATGAAATATCAAAAAGTGAAAGACCAAGAAAAACAAATGGAGCAAAGCACCGAGCAAGTGGATTATGAGAAGATGGCAAGAATCAAAGCCGAGTTGATCCGCATTGATGACAGAATAAAAGAGTTGGAGCCCGCAGCATTGAATGCAGCTGTAACCCATGAGGATTTGGCACATGTTATCGAGCTGTGGACCGGAATCCCTGCCAGCAAGATTGAAGAAACCGAGCTTGCCAAGGTGGCAAGGCTGGAACCAATCCTTAAGAAAAAAATCATCGGGCAGGATGAGGCAGTGGAACTTGTTGCAGCGGCAGTGCGCCGTTCGCGTGTACAGGTTACCGCTAAACGACGCCCTGCATCGTTTATTTTTGTTGGACCGACAGGTGTGGGTAAAACCGAACTAGTAAAGGTTCTTTCACAGGAACTATTCGATAATACAGACCCTTTGATTCGCTTGGATATGTCTGAGTTTATGGAAAAGCACTCGGTGTCTCGTATTGTAGGTTCTCCTCCGGGCTATGTCGGTTACGATGAGGCAGGGCAGCTTACCGAAAAGGTTCGCCGCAAGCCTTACTCTGTAGTGCTGTTTGATGAGATTGAAAAAGCTCACCCCGATGTGATGAACATTCTGCTTCAAATTCTTGATGAAGGCAGAATTACCGACGCACATGGCAGAACCGTTTCATTTGAAAATACGGTTATTGTAATGACCTCAAACGCGGGCAGTGAACGGCGTGAGGGCACAATGGGCTTTGAGAAGCGCCCGGGCGATGTGGCGAAAGAGCGTGCGCATAAAGCGCTTTCAGAGTTTTTGCGCCCTGAATTTCTCGGACGTGTGGACGAAATTGTAGTATTTCGCGCTTTGGATGAAAACGACTACCAAAAGATTGCAGCCCTGATGCTGAATGAACTTACCACACCGCTTGCCGATAAGGGAATAAAATTTGTGTACGATGACAATGCACTTTCATGGATTGCGCAGAAAGCTTATGGCAAGAAAAGCGGCGCAAGAGATCTTCGCAGAGTTATCCGTAAGAATGTGGAAGATGCAATTTGCAATATGCTGGTAGAGCGCTTGGATGCACCGCCTGCAGGCATCAAAGTAACTGTGCAAGACGGCGAACTTAAATTATTAACCATCTAA